The Glycine soja cultivar W05 unplaced genomic scaffold, ASM419377v2 tig00104345_1_pilon, whole genome shotgun sequence genome contains the following window.
ATACATAtggaattaaagaaaaaaaatgttattatatagTTTGTAATAACTACTGATGCTGACTCTAGAAAACACATATACAACTAACTTTgccaattatttgtttattttgaaatagtAGCTCAAGCCTCAAAGTGTATTGGTAAGTCAAGAAGTGAAGAACCCCTgaagctattttttttaaataaaaatttcctTGCTTATTTGTGCTCTAACCAGATCACtgaaagtaaaaattattttcagcaTTGATTCAGCAAATGATTTGCAGTTAAAAGTTAAACATACAtgttatagaataaaaaatagtttcacccttaataataactatttaactaaaaaaaatatggtgaaTCTTAGTAAGTTTCTTTTTGCTGATTATCTAGAAACCACATTCCTAACAACGTAGGGTAGACAACTCTGACTCCACCTTCTCCCGTTGCGAAAGGTTAGCGATGTGAGGCCGTTAGCTTCTTTTATTgaaacaaatatcaaattttcaaataatataatactACTTGAAAATTTAATGTGAACAATATAAATACATGTACATTTTTCTTTAACTGGAACTGGTTTCACACAACCCTTGATAAGTCCAGAACTGGTTTCTTATGTATTTTAACAACTCTTATCTGTGTCATGCACTCAGATTTTGACACCCCAAATTCCACCCTTTTTTTCTTAcgtaatgtaattaaaaaaaataatcatacatttttttatgattaaaaataattgtaggtgaatcatttttcattttaaatacatcatcaatattttttgctatcacattataaattttattatatttatatttttatttcttttttattttctctctaagtGTAGGATAATATATGGAGTATTTAtgaaacattttcttaaaaaaaaagttttcactGCAAGTTTTTTATTCTTCCGACCCAATTTTTTCAACACTTGCCTTGCCATCTTCATATATATAGACCCCATAACTCCTCTCTCACACACTCTTTAGGCTCCTTTATAGCTGTTTTGTTCCCTCTGCAagagaaaaaagcaaaaaattaaacataaaaaataaaaatattcctcTGGTCagtttaaagaaagaaaaacatctcTTCTTGGGTCActcaaatttttctctcttctctgtgCATTATCACTTTGGAATTGCTTGGTTTCCACTTCTTTTTGTTCCTTCTGCTTCTGCAGGAGATtgacacacactcacacacatatatatattctctcttCCTCTATTATGTGAAAGCCCAACATCATCCAGTTTTATGCAATTTTTCTGCTTTTGTATCTCTTTCCTCCATTCAAGGTCATGGACATTCTCTTCTGTTTTCACATGCATACACCTGTAATACATGTAATGTAACACACATAAGCATGATGAAATTTGCATGACCAAGTCTAAAGCAAGTTCTAGTCAATGCACTAGTGTTATCAAATTGTCATCCTCATTAGCATCTTCTCTGCCCAGAAGGCCAATTTCTacttatatttcaaattatttgtaCCCCTAAAAGAGAAGGTCTTTAGTTTCTTCTACATTCTTTGTGAAAGGAAAAATCTAATTATGTCATATTTCTCCATTCCTGTTCAGCGAGTCTATGCTAATtgctaaacatatatatttccaatgagtgttttttttgttgtcaaGCCAATAAGTACTTGGTTTGTATTCCATGGACCGTCCTTACCTATGGCCTAAATAAAGCTATTTTTACAAATTGTGTTGCTTTGCTGCTGCTTGAAGATAACCTTGAGGTCTTTCCACCAAGGAGAGTCTAAACTGCAATTCCTATGAGAAATCAAATCCCTCCAACCACCATATCTACACAATAGAATTGTGGCCCACAACTGATTCTGATTATTTGCCAACTCCCACCCCCATTTAGCAAGCAAAGCCTCGTTGAATTTAATCAAATCTTTGATCCCTAACCCACCTTTACTCTTAGGTAGGCAGACTATGTCCCACCTCACCCAAGGAATCTTAATGGAGTCTTGGAGGCTGCCCCATCAAAAATTCCTTTGTATAGATGTAATCTTTTGCACCACAAGCTTAGGAATCTTGAAGAAGGATAGCAAATAAATGGGTAAGGCTGTTAAGACTGAATTAATGAGGGTTATTCTACCCCCCATTGATAGAtttctttgcttccattttgtaAGTTTAGCCTCGCATTTGCTAATAATGGGCTACCACACAGACCTATTTTTAGAGCTGACCCCTACAGGAATTCCAAGGTAAGAGAATGGAATATCCATTTGACTACAATTGAGAGAAGATGTTGCCTCCCTACACCAGTCCTCGGATTTGCCCAAACACCCAAATTTTCTCTTATTGTAGTTTATCTTAAGACCAGAGACCAATTCAAAGCTTTTCAGGATACACTTTAGAATTTTCCCCGTATCTTCTCCATATGCAATGGCCACCTTCACGATttgaaatcaaataaagattGGTTGGTGGTGCTTTCTCTTGTGTCCAGCAATTTCTTTGGAAGAACatgaaaattttagattttaaaatatataatatttaagtgattttttttttgcttttttatatttacaaaaaaattatttattgattgaaattcaaAGTGAGGTCTATTTAATAACCTTCTCATGTGTAGAGATATTCATTTTAGTGGACATGTTTGTCACATGTGTTTCtacttgattaatttataatatgtaatttctattttttaatgtgttgattaataacaatgaaatttttttttatagtttttaattttaatatacttacAACAAGCAATATTAATATCATTAGAAACCCTCAATGAAAGACtgattgaattttttcaaaaaatatcatttttgtagatatttattacaattaatatattttttctatgatCAATTAATGTTGTATGattatgttaagaaaaaaaaatacttatgttacaaaatataacaattagTATGTTTTTCTCTCGCAAGTACAAGATACTGCTAATAAACACCTTAAGCAACTCTTGTAACAAAATTACTAATGAAATATGAATTGtctattaaagaataaaagattaattattttattttaaataatatttaattttaatagttttcatataattaattgttatttatatttacatattattcaaaatattattataaattttaaatatcataaattaattaaatcatacaAGTGAAGGAAATTTActattttggcttttgatttgtaataaatatttcatttttctcttcggTCTCTAATGAATTTTTGGTTTACACTGAGTCGTtactaaaataacaattttatattttatttttgatattttgttttagtctctcataaattagttaatttgtatttactccataataaaataataaattttttttagtgtcgactaataacaaataattttttttattaaggaataaatacaaaatttactaatttattaggAACTAAGAATAAGTGTTAAgggtcaaaataaaattattttttttcatgaagaACTCAAcgcaaaatacaaatttattaaagaGTAAATGCAAAATCAGATATTTATCaggaatcaaaaatatatttaagcctactATTTTTACTcacaatcatttaaaaatagctCTCCCACTAGATATATTCCTtacaacatttttaatattatttaaaattatttatttcccaattattaataatttaaataattgaaacaaaatatagaatttcaatttgaaaatttttagtTATTGAGGGGCATAAACAACGTAATccttaatgattttctttattattgttatttatatataaaaatttattttggtgaATAGCTCTACTTtactattttccttttctttaaatatttaacgagAAATTTATATAAACAGGAAATAATGTAAACAGTGACTATGGTCTATTCTTGTCTGCTTACATGAGTTGAAATCTCACTATATTCTTAGTTGTCATGGACTCATCGCGAAGATGGGATAATGCAGTGTGTTTTAGCATAAATGATAGGAGGTTTGCACTGCAAACTTTTAGTTTctagttaattattttcttgGTGCAAATTATGTGTTCGTAGCATACTAGTCCACTAGAAATCATTAGAGGACGAGTCTTGAGAAAGCCACATGCTGAGATGGTTACCTTGTATTGAATTTGGAGTTTCTTTCTTACCTTATTCCTCCAACTTGCTACAGCAATCACTCCTAAgcacttctttttcttcattccattctttacattttcaagtATGAATCTCTTAGCTTTACATCCAGTGAGGATCACTGCACCATTGCCTACAGAATCAACCAACCAAGTGGAGTCAGTTCCCTTCTTATCTCCTGTTCTGCAACCATAACAGCATGAACCACAATAGTCATCTGCTGAGGAATTTATAGCCACAGACTCTACTTTGAAGCCCATTTTCTCACATCCTTGTATGAGAATTTGGTTCAGAAAGCTTTCATTGTTGCACTTTTCTGTTACACCAATCCTTCTTTGTATGAtgcaatcaaattttataatctcTACAGGCTGATATTACTAATCAAGGAAAAATAGACATTCCTTGGTTTCTAATTTCATTCATTTGTTAGAGTTTTTTCCCAATATCTAAGGGGGTGTTTGTTCCAAGGTTTCTAATTACATTCCTTGGATTCTTATTTTTGGTGGCATTACTATGAGCAAGAACTCCATTCTCTGGtattttagggaaaaaaaaCCATTTGCTTAGTGTACCGTCCAGATATGTCTTGACTAAGCATGATGTGGCCCTTTATGAAGCTCCATCTGTGTTCAGAGCTTCAAGGACTGTGTACCATGGCACTCAGATATAACTCAGTCAATCCTGATGTGCCCCCCTATCAGGCTCCATTGCCTCTGTTGAGTGAACAGCTTGGGCCTTTGCATCATCTGGATATAGAATCCAACATGTTGTACTCAACCTCAACCCATCCCGTTGCACATTCACTTCTCTACCCCTCCAGCCTGATAAATGTTTCTGccctattaaaaaaacaaattgaccTCTAATTCCATATGAACAATAGGTTGATTTTCAACAATATCCCTAAGTCAATCAAACCAATACCTCCCACCAATTGATATCAGGACTGGTCACAATTTAAGATCCCATTAAATTTTCCATCAATATACCACCAGTTTAACCCCATCACATGGAACCTTCACCCTTTAGACTCAGGCTAGGCTAGTCCCAGCTCCCTTTCTGGGCTAATATGGTCAATGAGAGTTGTATGCATCATTATCAATTCCTGAATACAGATGCAGAGCATTTCACCCCAAAACTGGTATAGTAGGATAGTAGATAGTGGAATAACcactattatgaaatttatacatataaattaagtaatttatattacattatatgcttaatcatattaaaaatttacacaaatagtttcttttaatttttttttgtcagcaaacatagatatgatatattaataatgagtaccagtggtactgaagttacaaattttagggGCCAGCTGGTTCCTATGATTATTAGTAGGAACAAAGCCAGCACCATAGCACCCTGCTACCTAACCCATGCTACAAAAGTCCAGCCCCCACACTCCCAAGCTAAGTACAGAAACCTAGTGTTACATTGGAAGAACATTGATTAAAGTGAAGTGTAAAATCTTTCTCGTTGGACTTGAGCCATGACCAAAGTAAAAGCATAGCATCATCCAAATGCTAGCTGTAATTTGTAGATGCCAAGATATGATGTTGTGATATCAGATTCAATAAAGGAAAGCAAAATCTAAGTACATGTCAAATGAAACAAGGCAAGGGCATAGAGATTCCATCCAAATGCTAGGACAATAATTTCTACAATACAAATCAGATCATATTGGAACATTTCCATTTCAAAATTTACACTAATTGTTTTTTTGGAGccatttcttaattatatattcctGTCTTGCAATGATGATTTCAGCTTTATATAGCTAGAAAGAATATGATGTAGTGAAGACCTTCTTCCATCATTTGAGCTTTATATATGACTGTTGGAACTCTGTCTTCACTGCTTTCTTTAGTAAATGCCTTGCAATTTAATTCTGTATCATATCAAGTTGATTGCCACAAATTATTTTCTACATATTACACAAATGTTTGTCATAGAAGTGGTTGATTGACCaaagtgttattatttttcaggCTGAATCAGGCACCAAAGAATCACCAAAGAACTCCTTTCATTATTTGCAGGTGTGTTTATTGTTTCTAgtaatagtttaaaatatgtttttgaaattCCACAAATCACAAACATGTATGATGCCTGAAAGCATGTATTCGTTTAATGCCTTCATATTCATGCCGTGTAATTGTTCTTTTGAGCTGTCTAGTATGatgtttattatgtatttttgtgCCAATATCATACAATTACGAGAGTACCATAGGTACTATAGGAACAAGTATAAATTAACCCTAATTGtggttgaatttgaggatgGTATTGTGGACCAGCTACACCCCATAACTTAATTACATGTATGCTGCACCTCTTGGAAGAGGTGTCAGCATTTACCCttcctttgttgttttttttgcaaggcaaaaagcaaatatattatgtataaaattcagtactaggtgtactgaaaTATTCTACAATAAATCTCTTCATCTCCGCCTTTTTATGTCCTTACCCGACCACCCCCAGAACATGTATTGCAAGgtgttcaaatttctcgagtCCCGTTGCATGCACACCATGTCATTGACCGCTGGAAGATGGCTAATGGAGTTGTCGTTCATGAGACAACCTGGTGTTGACCTCCACATGCAACTGCTACATATGGATGGTGTAGTCCCTGGTGTAGTCCTTCTCTACACATTTTAACAAAGACCAAGTGTGGAACAAGGTATCATCGATAACCTTTTCAGGATCAAACGGCTGGTTCTTGAAAATCATAGCATTTCTATGATGCCAGACGAAGAAGGATAGAGCTAACCACAGAAATTTCCATCTGTTGTTTATACTAGCTTTGTTGTTCCATTGAGTGAATTGCAAAAAGTGGTTCTTTGGGTCTGTGGAAAAAGGACCCACTCTATTAACCCATCTCAAAGGCTCCCACCAAAGTCTCCTTGTCATTGTACAGTTGCAAATAAGATGTATGTGACCAGAATGAATCTCCTCTACAAAGTCAGCTGCCATTTGTATTTCATAGTCAAAAAAGTCCCTTCTCCAAGATAACTTCCATTCCCATCTGCCGTCCACAAATTCTCCCAtagaattaattagaaaattctGCTGTTTACTTATTACATATAATTGGGGATACTTTCGTTGGATATTACAGTTGTCCTGCAGCCATAAATCGTTCCGCAAACTAATATTGGACCCCGTACCCACCCTCCActttaaattatcattaaagcAGTTATTGTGTTGCTGCTGAAAGATACTCTTTAAATCCTGCCACCATTAGGAAGTGAAATTTCTTCTACCACCAGAAATCAGCTACTTTGACATAGATTATTTTTCCCAAATTCAGctgatttgattttataaatgtttaaaaaatgatgttgaaTTTCAATTGCACCACTTTCGTCATTAAATTTCAATGTTGTCGTTTGTGcagtttttcttgattttttcttataagcaTTGGTAATAGAGGCCAACAAACTGAAAAATGCCGAATCCCTTGAAACAGCCATGCACCATTTTTCTTGTTAGCATTGCTGGTCCAACTAACTGCAATTGCTAATGTGTTTTCCACTGCAGCGTTTTGTACAAAAGGTGCAGTTCTGGTGTGTTTTCTACTGCAATTGGTGCTCTATGCTTGTGATGCATGTCAAGTAACCCCTAAGCCACTAACATTTGACATAGAAGGTGtaacatggatcgaagttggatgaacgcATCACGTATAACTAAAGAGTACGAGAATGGTGTTGAAGAGTTTTTGTTGTTTGCTCAAAGTAAAGCGCAACCTATGTGGGGAAAATTTTTTTGTCCATGTGTGAAGTGTGGAAATGGGAGGCGCCAAACAATTGATGACATAAGAACTCATCTTATTTGTGAGGGAATAATTCGTAGCTACACAAAGTGGATATGGCATAGGGAATCCCTCGATACAGCTGACATGTCACAGGCTGACGATGTTACTACAGACAGCGGAAATCCTATAGAAGAAATGATTCGCGATCTTGGGCAAGAGGGGTTTGAAGAGGCACATGCAGCGTTGTATGACAACATAGAAGTTGATTCAAAAATGCCTTTGTATTCCGGCTGCATATCTTTCACAAAATTGTCAGCTGTGTTAGCTCTGGTTAACTTGAAGGCTcgatttgggtggagtgacaagagTTTTAGTGAGTTGCTGATGTTGTTGACAAACATGCTTCCTGCTGATAACATCTTGCCAAAGAATCACTACCAAGCAAAGAAGATTTTATGTCCAGTTGGGATGCAGTACGaaaaaattcatgcatgttgTAATGACTGCATTTTGTACAGAGATGATTTTGCTGAACTAGATTACTGCCCTGTGTGTGGGGTTTCTCGGTACAGACCGACCAACGGAGATTCTACTGTACTAGTCTCAGACGCCGACCGCCGTCCAGCAAAGGTGTGTTGGTATCTcccaataataccaaggtttaagcggTTGTTTGCTAATGGGGAAGATGCAAAGAACCTTATATGGCATGCAAATACCAGAAAATCAGATGGATTGATGCGACATCCTGCAGATAGCCCGCAATGGAAGGCAATTGATCATCTGTATCCTGAATTTGGGGCCGAGCCTAGAAATTTAAGGCTTGGTCTTGCAACGGACGGAATGAACCCATTTGGAACCTTAACTACTAACCATAGCTCGTGGCCCGTTTTGCTGTTCATTTATAATCTCCCTCtgtggttgtgcatgaagcgaaagtaTGTTATGCTGAGTATGATGATAGCTGGTCCAAGACAACCAGGTAATGATATTGACGTATATCTAAGACCGTTAATTGACGATTTGCAGAAATTGTGGGATGAAGGGGTTGATGTATGGGACGCAAATTTGCAGCATGCTTTCAAGTTGCGTGCAGTGGTTTTTTGTACCATCAATGACTTTCCAGCCTACGGAAATTTAAGTGGATATAGTGTCAAAGGACATCACGCATGTCCTATATGTGAGCAGAATACTAGTTTCCGCCAACTtaaacatggaaagaagactGTGTATACTAGGCATCGAAGATTTCTCAAACAGTATCATCCGTATCGACGCTTGAAGAAGGCATTCGATGGAAGTCAAGAACATGAAACCGCGCCAAATCCATTAACTGGCGATGAAGTATATCAGCGGGTCAAGGATGTCGTAAATATGTTCGGCAAGTCCCAAAAAAAACCATCATCCACTTCAAACATGTGGAAAAAGAAgtctattttctttgatcttccgtactgatCCGATCATCATGTTAGGCATTGTATAGACGTCATGCATgtcgagaaaaatgtttgtgattctTTAATTGGGACCCTCCTAAACattaaaggcaagacaaaggatggtttcAAGTGTCGTCAAGACTTGGTTGACATGGGTATACGTCAAGTGTTGCATCCTATCTCAAAAGGTAACAGGACATATCTGCCCCCAGCCTGTTACACAATGTCAACAGCTGAAAAGAGAAGTTTTTGTGAATGCTTGCGTAAtatcaaagtcccacaaggctACTCTTCAAACATCAATAGTCTTGTGTCTGTGAATGAGCTTAAGTTGGTTGGCTTGAAATCAcatgattgtcatgtgttaATGCAACAACTTTTGCCTGTTGCAATCCGCGGAACATTGCCTGAGAAGGTCCGTGTTGCAATCAGTCGcttgtgtttcatttttaatgctATATGTGCCAAGGTCATTGACCCTAAACAGTTGGATGCTTTGGAAGATGAGGTTGTCGTTGTCCTTTGTCAAGTGGAGATGTTTTTCCCtctttcattttttgacattatgGTACACTTAGTTGTTCATCTGGTAAGGGAAATAAGGTGTTGTGGTCCTACGTATTTTAGATAGATGTATCTAGTTGAGCggtacatgaagatcttaaaggGTTATACGAAGAATCGACATCGACCAGAGGCCTCAATAGTGGAAAGATACGTTGCTGAAGAATGCATTGAGTTTGCCTCACAGTACATTGACTCATTGAAACCTGTCGGTGTTCCTGCATCCCGGCATGACCAGCCAATAGCCGGCAAGGGTACTCGTTGATACAATGTTGTGATaatgactagacatgacgtGTCACAAgcacatttgtatatattaaacaaCACAACAGAGGTGTTTCCGTACATAGAGGCTcacaaaaaacatgttagagATAGTCACCCcaaaatgaacatgatgagggTATTGCAAGAGCACAACAAAACTTTCATAAATTGGTTTAGACAAACAATACTTGCTGATAAAAGTGTTTCTAGACGACTGACATTGTTAGCCATTGGCCCAAATTTGAATGTCCCTACATGGAAGGGGTATGACATTAACAATTATTCATTCTACACAAAGTCCCAAGATGATAAAAGTTTGGTACAAAACAGTGGGGTCTGTGTTGATGCTGATTCGGAGCACTTTTCCAGTACATCGGATAACAACCCCATTCGAGCATCCATGTCTTACTTTGGTGTCATTCAAGAAATTTGGGAGGTTGATTATACATCATTTAGAGTGCCTGTTTTTAAGTGTCAGTGGGTGAACGGGACAACGGGTGTGTTTCAAGATCCATTGGGATTTACTTTGGTAGAGCTTAGTAAGGTGGCATATATAGACGAACCTTTCATTATGGCAGCACAAGCCAGACAAGTTTTCTATGTACAAGATCCATGTAATTCAAGTTTGTCTGTGGCTCTGCAAGGAAGACCAAGTGGAATGAATTACCATAATGATGAGTCAACCCTTGACATTGGTCAAATGTCtggtttttcaaaacaattgccTTCAATGAATGAAGCTGATGAAGTGGATGATGGACATGCAAATCGtgtagatcatgatgaaggtctATGGGAAAACATCCCTACAGGCTGAGTGCGAAAGTAGTGCTTTGTttaatgtgtaaatataatGATTATGTTAGTATTACGCCTTTGCTTTTGTTAATGTCTAAATGTAATCGTTAATATTAATTGTGTATTTTATTTACAGGATCATGGCCACAGATCCGACGTCTCCTCCACAGTCCGATGGTCAATCAGAGGCGACTTCCAAGAGGAGTAGAACAACGACACGGCTGAGAACATTGACATTAAGAACCGTGGATCAGCCCAGACCGGCTGTTTATGTGGATCCCGCTACCGGGAGAGCATCCGGACCGATGCGTGAAAAGTTCCACAGCTACCTAGGCGTAGTGGCGCGAGAAAAGGTTCCCATTATCCACAATAATTGGAAAGACGTACCTGAAACGCTAAAGGAGATTGTGTGGAATGACATTCTAGTAAGTCCTTCATACCAATTACAATATTTGAATTAAGAATCAATTTTTCtgttaaaaacataattgactATAACAAATAGTTGTCCTTTATAATCTCTACATGTGTTTCATGCCCTTTATTTTAAATGACTTGTCCTTTATTTGAATAGTTAATCACTATCCTAGACTCCTATATTTGTAAAGAACAGCACAAGgacagtttttattttaaacatgaaTATTAGTTAGTTAGATGAGGTTGAGAACAAATATTGTCAGATCAAAGTTAGAGACCAGAACAAATCATGTGTATAATAAGttcacaaatttaaattgataacttaaacaaatgaaaattgaCATGGGTTTTGTGTTAGGGAGCAGGGGTagtatttttatccttaaatactTAATAGGGTAatgcatattattttttatgctaaTGTAACcataagtttgatttttatgttataCTATTTTTGTATGGAATAAATTGATTTGTATCACTGTAAACATCCCAAATTTCCTAAAACTA
Protein-coding sequences here:
- the LOC114404499 gene encoding uncharacterized protein LOC114404499 encodes the protein MDRSWMNASRITKEYENGVEEFLLFAQSKAQPMWGKFFCPCVKCGNGRRQTIDDIRTHLICEGIIRSYTKWIWHRESLDTADMSQADDVTTDSGNPIEEMIRDLGQEGFEEAHAALYDNIEVDSKMPLYSGCISFTKLSAVLALVNLKARFGWSDKSFSELLMLLTNMLPADNILPKNHYQAKKILCPVGMQYEKIHACCNDCILYRDDFAELDYCPVCGVSRYRPTNGDSTVLVSDADRRPAKVCWYLPIIPRFKRLFANGEDAKNLIWHANTRKSDGLMRHPADSPQWKAIDHLYPEFGAEPRNLRLGLATDGMNPFGTLTTNHSSWPVLLFIYNLPLWLCMKRKYVMLSMMIAGPRQPGNDIDVYLRPLIDDLQKLWDEGVDVWDANLQHAFKLRAVVFCTINDFPAYGNLSGYSVKGHHACPICEQNTSFRQLKHGKKTVYTRHRRFLKQYHPYRRLKKAFDGSQEHETAPNPLTGDEVYQRVKDVVNMFGKSQKKPSSTSNMWKKKSIFFDLPY